The Chryseobacterium glaciei DNA window AAGCTTTAACAGAACAAACAGAATTACTGGAAAGTTTTAATGTGGTTAAAGGTTTCCTTAATGTTAAAGTAAAAAATCAATTCTTTGTAGATCAGTTTAGATGGGTAACAGAAGGTTTTTCAAAAATAGAAAAGAAAAATTCTGCGGTGATGGTAGAGTATTCTTCTCCGAATACCAATAAACCTTTGCATTTAGGGCATGTCAGAAATAATTTATTAGGTTTTTCTGTTGCGCAGATTCTTAAAGAAGCAGGATATGACGTGATTAAATCTCAAATCATCAATGATAGAGGAATTCATATCTGTAAGTCAATGTTGGCTTGGGAGAAGTTTGGAAAAGGAGAAACTCCGGAAACTACCAATACAAAAGGAGATAAATTTGTAGGAAATTATTATGTAGAATTCGATAAAAACTACAAAAAAGAAATTTCTGAATTGGTTGCCCAAGGTTCAACTGAAGATCAGGCTAAAAAAGATGCTCCATTGATTGTTGAAGCTCAAAAAATGTTGTTGGATTGGGAAAATGGAGACGAAACCGTAAGAAATCTTTGGAAAGAAATGAATTCTTGGGTTTATAAAGGTTTTAGCGAAACTTACAAAAGATTAGGCGTTGATTTCGACCAAGTTCAATATGAAAGCAATACATATATTTTAGGAAAAGACCTTATTCAGCAAGGTTTGGAGAAAGGTATTTTATACCAAAAAGAAGATGGTTCGGTTTGGTGTGACCTTACGGATGAAGGCTTGGATCAAAAATTATTGTTGCGTTCAGACGGAACTTCGGTTTATATGACTCAGGATTTGGGTACGGCGGTTGAGCGTTTTAAAGAAAATAATATTCAGAAATTAATTTATACTGTAGGAAATGAGCAGGATTACCATTTTCAGGTTTTATTTAAGATCTTGAAAAAATTAGGATATTCTTGGGCAGATCAATTGTTCCATTTATCTTACGGAATG harbors:
- the argS gene encoding arginine--tRNA ligase, whose translation is MNIKDILEEKLSEIILNVYQLKDINLEVQENKTEFEGDFTIVTFPLVKQLKKNPESIGVELGEALTEQTELLESFNVVKGFLNVKVKNQFFVDQFRWVTEGFSKIEKKNSAVMVEYSSPNTNKPLHLGHVRNNLLGFSVAQILKEAGYDVIKSQIINDRGIHICKSMLAWEKFGKGETPETTNTKGDKFVGNYYVEFDKNYKKEISELVAQGSTEDQAKKDAPLIVEAQKMLLDWENGDETVRNLWKEMNSWVYKGFSETYKRLGVDFDQVQYESNTYILGKDLIQQGLEKGILYQKEDGSVWCDLTDEGLDQKLLLRSDGTSVYMTQDLGTAVERFKENNIQKLIYTVGNEQDYHFQVLFKILKKLGYSWADQLFHLSYGMVELPNGKMKSREGTVVDADDLMQGMYEEAKLKATEQGRLEGLLDEEKEVSYEIIGQAALKYFMLKVDPKKKMLFNPEESIDFNGNTGPFILYTYARIQSLLSKANYQHKEVAVVEFNQPEKELIMLLSNYKGIVEKAAESLSPALVANYLYDLVKSYNSFYQSNKILILEDENLKQARLNLSDLTAKTIQKSLGLLGIGTVNRM